The following proteins are co-located in the Triticum aestivum cultivar Chinese Spring chromosome 1A, IWGSC CS RefSeq v2.1, whole genome shotgun sequence genome:
- the LOC123058207 gene encoding pleckstrin homology domain-containing protein 1, giving the protein MAASLWRAVMGSSSSPSSGGGDDPAAGGVEFWHGAERAGWLTKQGEYIKTWRRRWFVLKQGRLFWFKDAAVTRGSVPRGIIPVSSCLTVKGAEDVLNRQFAFELSTPAETMYFIADAEKEKEEWINSIGRSIVQHSRSVTDAEVVDYDSRPQPPPQPQPKKSEASELSE; this is encoded by the coding sequence ATGGCGGCCAGCCTGTGGCGCGCGGTGatgggctcctcctcctccccctcgtcgggcggcggcgacgacccggcggcgggcggcgtggaGTTCTGGCACGGCGCGGAGCGCGCCGGGTGGCTGACCAAGCAGGGCGAGTACATCAAGACGTGGCGGCGGCGCTGGTTCGTGCTCAAGCAGGGCCGGCTCTTCTGGTTCAAGGACGCCGCCGTCACGCGCGGCTCCGTGCCCCGCGGGATCATCCCCGTCTCCTCCTGCCTCACCGTCAAGGGCGCCGAGGACGTGCTCAACCGCCAGTTCGCCTTCGAGCTCTCCACCCCGGCCGAGACCATGTACTTCATCGCCGACgccgagaaggagaaggaggagtggATCAACTCCATCGGCCGGTCCATCGTCCAGCACTCCCGCTCCGTCACCGACGCTGAGGTCGTTGACTACGACAGCCGCCCCCAGCCCCCGCCGCAGCCGCAGCCCAAGAAGAGCGAGGCCAGCGAGCTGTCAGAGTAA